In Rosa chinensis cultivar Old Blush chromosome 1, RchiOBHm-V2, whole genome shotgun sequence, a genomic segment contains:
- the LOC112198836 gene encoding phenolic glucoside malonyltransferase 1, which yields MAQPSSVKLVEICRVAPKPGAPDLLSLPLTYFDSLWLRFPPVQRLYFYELTSSSSSNSSTSADSVVLAYLKTSLSLTLKHFVPLAGNLTWPQDSHTPLLSYVQGGTVSLTVAESDADNFDHLSSNNVFLESKAYHPLVPQLESSHERTAAIALQITLFPGRGFAIGTAMHHAILDGKTYISFVKSWAHACSKQIEIGLSIGSDISLPEQLKSLYDRTVIYDPTGLGLESIYLNDWQNLDGPNNRSVKVWEFKAPPDDSVRSIFEFTGAQIQTLRQMVLEKVSDPVHLHLSTFSLACAYTWVCLVKAQEIEAGKVLVQVVSVDCRSRLDPPVPENYFGNCMMGVMGFADAKELLGEDGLVAAVTAISETIKGLDKNGVLKGAHELYFSKIKDLFQAEGIYATAGSHRFQIYDTNFGWGRPKKVEVVSIYRTGAISVSDSKNGGGGIEIGVVLKKRLYGSICFSICCRFWKAPSQGLSIT from the coding sequence ATGGCGCAACCAAGCTCGGTGAAACTGGTGGAGATTTGCAGGGTGGCTCCAAAACCAGGCGCACCAGATCTGTTGTCCCTTCCTCTTACCTACTTTGACTCGCTCTGGCTAAGGTTTCCACCCGTACAACGCCTTTACTTCTACGAATtaacatcttcttcctcttctaatTCTTCCACTAGTGCTGATTCTGTAGTACTTGCCTATCTCAAAACCtcgctctctctcactctcaaacaCTTTGTACCTCTCGCCGGAAACCTAACTTGGCCTCAAGACTCCCACACACCCCTTCTCAGCTATGTCCAAGGCGGCACCGTTTCACTCACAGTAGCTGAGTCCGATGCTGATAATTTCGACCACCTTTCGAGCAACAACGTCTTTCTTGAATCCAAAGCTTACCATCCACTTGTTCCCCAATTGGAGTCGTCTCATGAACGAACTGCAGCCATTGCATTGCAAATAACCCTATTTCCTGGCCGTGGCTTCGCCATTGGAACAGCCATGCACCATGCAATCCTCGATGGCAAAACATACATCTCGTTCGTTAAGTCGTGGGCTCATGCATGCAGCAAACAAATTGAAATTGGCTTGTCCATTGGATCAGATATTTCGTTACCAGAGCAGCTCAAGTCATTATATGATAGAACGGTCATCTATGATCCGACTGGGCTCGGACTCGAATCCATCTATTTAAACGATTGGCAAAACTTGGATGGCCCCAACAACAGAAGCGTAAAGGTTTGGGAATTCAAAGCTCCACCAGATGACTCAGTTAGAAGCATCTTTGAGTTCACAGGCGCGCAGATACAAACCCTAAGGCAGATGGTACTAGAAAAGGTTTCTGATCCAGTACATCTTCATTTGTCAACGTTTTCTCTAGCTTGTGCTTACACTTGGGTTTGTTTAGTCAAGGCACAAGAAATAGAAGCCGGAAAAGTTTTAGTTCAGGTCGTTAGCGTGGACTGTAGGTCTCGCTTGGACCCTCCGGTACCTGAAAACTATTTTGGGAACTGCATGATGGGTGTGATGGGGTTTGCGGATGCAAAGGAGTTATTGGGTGAAGATGGGTTGGTTGCGGCGGTCACAGCAATTAGTGAAACTATAAAGGGTTTGGACAAGAATGGGGTTTTGAAAGGGGCACACGAACTTTACTTTTCGAAAATCAAGGACTTGTTTCAGGCTGAGGGGATATATGCTACTGCTGGTTCGCACCGATTTCAGATTTACGATACGAACTTTGGATGGGGTAGGCCAAAAAAAGTTGAGGTGGTTTCTATATATAGGACCGGAGCGATTTCAGTCTCCGATTCCAAGAATGGTGGTGGAGGTATAGAGATTGGGGTGGTTTTGAAAAAAAGATTGTATGGAAGCATTTGCTTCTCTATTTGCTGTAGGTTTTGGAAAGCACCGAGTCAGGGGTTGAGTATTACTTGA
- the LOC112198844 gene encoding phenolic glucoside malonyltransferase 1, whose amino-acid sequence MAQPNSVKLVEICRVAPKPGAPDLLSLPLTYFDSLWLRFPPVQRLYFYELTSSSSSNSSTSADTVVLAYLKTSLSLTLKHFVPLAGNLTWPQDSHTPLLSYVQGDTVSLTVAESDADNFDHLSSNNVFLESKAYHPLVPQLESSHERTAAIALQITLFPGRAFAIGTAMHHAILAGKTYISFVKSWAHACSKKIEIGLSIGSDISLPEQLKPLYDRTVIYDPTGLGLESIYLNDWQNLDGPNNRSVKVWELNAPPDDSVRSIFEFTGAQIQTLRQMVLEKVSDPVHLHLSTFSLACAYTWVCLVKAQEIEAGKVSVQVVSVDCRSRLDPPVPENYFGNCMMGVMGFADAKELLGEDGLVAAVTAIGETIKGLDKNGVLKRAHELYFSKIKDLFQAEGIYATASSHRFQIYDTNFGWGRPKKVDVVSIDRTAGAISVSDSKNGGGGIEFGVVLKKDCMEAFASLFAVGFGKHRVRG is encoded by the coding sequence atgGCGCAACCAAACTCGGTGAAACTGGTGGAGATTTGCAGGGTGGCTCCAAAACCAGGCGCACCAGATCTGTTGTCCCTTCCTCTTACCTACTTTGACTCGCTCTGGCTAAGGTTTCCACCCGTACAACGCCTTTACTTCTATGAATtaacatcttcttcctcttctaatTCTTCCACTAGTGCTGATACTGTAGTACTTGCCTATCTCAAAACCtcgctctctctcactctcaaacaCTTTGTACCTCTCGCCGGAAACCTAACTTGGCCTCAAGACTCCCACACACCCCTTCTCAGCTATGTCCAAGGTGACACCGTTTCACTCACAGTAGCTGAGTCCGATGCTGATAATTTCGACCACCTTTCGAGCAACAACGTCTTTCTCGAATCCAAAGCTTACCATCCACTTGTTCCCCAATTGGAGTCATCTCATGAACGAACTGCAGCCATTGCATTGCAAATAACCCTATTTCCTGGTCGTGCCTTCGCCATTGGAACAGCCATGCACCATGCAATCCTCGCTGGCAAAACATACATCTCGTTCGTTAAGTCGTGGGCTCATGCATGcagcaaaaaaattgaaattggctTGTCCATTGGATCAGATATTTCGTTACCAGAGCAGCTGAAGCCATTGTATGATAGAACGGTCATCTATGATCCGACTGGGCTCGGACTCGAATCCATCTATTTAAACGATTGGCAAAACTTGGATGGCCCCAACAACAGAAGCGTAAAGGTTTGGGAATTGAACGCTCCACCAGATGACTCAGTTCGAAGCATCTTTGAGTTCACAGGCGCGCAGATACAAACCCTAAGGCAGATGGTACTAGAAAAGGTTTCTGATCCAGTACATCTTCATTTGTCAACGTTTTCTCTAGCTTGTGCTTACACTTGGGTTTGTTTAGTCAAGGCACAAGAAATAGAAGCCGGCAAAGTTTCAGTTCAGGTCGTTAGCGTGGACTGTAGGTCTCGCTTGGACCCTCCGGTACCTGAAAACTATTTTGGGAACTGCATGATGGGTGTGATGGGGTTTGCGGATGCAAAGGAGTTATTGGGTGAAGATGGGTTGGTTGCGGCGGTCACAGCAATTGGTGAAACTATAAAGGGTTTGGACAAGAATGGGGTTTTGAAAAGGGCACACGAGCTTTACTTTTCGAAAATCAAGGACTTGTTTCAGGCTGAGGGGATATATGCTACTGCTAGTTCGCACCGATTTCAGATTTACGATACGAACTTTGGATGGGGTAGGCCGAAAAAAGTTGATGTGGTTTCTATAGATAGGACGGCCGGAGCGATTTCAGTCTCGGATTCCAAGAATGGTGGTGGAGGTATAGAGTTTGGGGTGGTTTTGAAAAAAGATTGTATGGaagcttttgcttctctatttgCTGTAGGTTTTGGAAAGCACCGAGTCAGGGGTTGA